CCCTGTTGTTGGGTTGGCCGTAGAGCTCGACCTCGGGTCGGTGCCCCACACGCGAGCGCGCTACACCTAAAACGCACTCAGGCCAGCAGGTGCTGCCATTGGTCATCGCGCGCGCCGCGCGCCGCCTTGAGCGCGCCGATCGCGACGTAGCGTTTGAAATCCTGGCCGGCCAGCCGGACCTTCGGCGCTTCGTAGCCGTCCTTGGTCAGTCTTTCCTGCAGGACCGTGTCGATGCCGCGAATGCGGCTGCCACCGCCCGTGACGACGATGTTCTGCAAGAGTTGCGCGACCGAGTCGGACGGCGCGCGGGCGATGAGCGTCGCGAGCGCCGGATAGATTTTGTCGAGCAGGCGATTGCAGGCGCGACCGACGATCTCGCCCAGATCGAGCGTGTGCGCCTTGCCGCCGATCAGCACCTTCACCTCGATCGGCTTGCGAATGGGGCCGACATACGAGTGCTCCTCCTTGATCGCGCGGATCGTCCCGCGCGTGAGGCCGTTGTTCGGATAGATGCGCTCGAGTTCGTCCTCGATGATCTTGTCGATCGCGTCGCCGGCGAACGGCATGCTGATCTGATCCTCCGCCGTCGGAAAGAAACCCTGGATCAGGCAGAGGTCGCTCGTGCCGCCGCCGATGTCGACGAACAGCGAGTTCGTCACCGGATCGGGGTAGTTCGGCTGACCGAGCCGCGTATCGTCGCGGAAACCGAGCGCCGCGAGAAACGGTTCGGGGATCAGCAGGACGCGATCGAACACGCCCGCCGCGCACGCGCGGATGTCCTCGCGCGCCGGATCGCCGGCATTGGCCGGCACGCCGATCACGGCGCGGATTTCCGCACCGCCCGCTGGATCGACCACCGCGCGGATGCGCTGGACGAAATCACGTGCCGCGTCGCGATGCGCGATGATCCCGTCTTCGAGTGGCGCGACCATCCGCAGTTGCAGGCGGTGATTGAGCGCCTCCTCGCCGATCAGTGTCGTGGCATTGCCGGCGATGATGCCGTCGACCAGACCCTCGCGGGCGTAGCCCACGACGGAGGGGATCACTTTGCTGACGGTGGTGTCGCGCGTCTCGGCCGGTCCGGCGAGCACGCAGGAGGCGTTCGTGCCGAGATCGAATCCGACGAGGATGCGCCGACGCTCGCCTCCGCGGCGGGGCGCCGCGCTGTCGGCGGGACGATCGATGTTGGCGGGGATGGCGGCGGCCGGAACCTTCTTTTCAACGGGAGCAGTGGCTGTGGTCATAGGATTGGGATGGTGGGTTGAATGAAAATCAGCGGCTCGCTCCGCGCCTGACGGCGCGATCCCCCGCGAGCATCGCATCGAGAAAATCGGCAATCTCCAGCGAGCCGCCCGGAGGCGCGGTCTCGGCCGCCGGTCGGCTCCCGCCCGGCACCGCAGCGGCGCGCGGCGTCGCGTGCGCCGGAGTCGGCCAACGCCCCGCGAGTTGCTGAATCAGCAAATCCGCGATGATCACCGCCTCCGCCGCGCGCGCCGATTCGGCGGCAAAAATCCGATCGATCTCAGCCTGGCTCACGGCCGTATCGCCGTGCGCGGCGCGCATCGCCGCGATGGCGGCCGCAAGGTCGGTTCGCTCAAGGCGGTCCGCTTCCGCCACGTCGCCGCGCTCGCGCAGGACGCAAATCCGGCGAATGAGGCGCGTGAGATCGTCCCGGCCGCTGTCGCTCGAAGGAGAGAACGAGAGGTGAGGTGTGTTCAAAGCGATGACGGCCCATCGACTCGGCGAGACGAAGAAGGTTCGGGAGAAATTTTTCCGCGCGGGTGCCGTGCCTTGCCGGCAGCCGCGGCGCGCCACCCGCGCCGTCGGCGTGCTTCGCCGCCGGCCGGCCGTCTTTCACTCGGAGCGATGCGGTTATTTTCAAAACGTCGGCACATTTGCGCACGCACTGCACCTCCGGCCTGGGACATTTCCCCATGACGTTTCCGTCTGATCTCCCGCCGGACAAATACCGTGCCGCACGCGCCGCGGCTGACCGCACCCGCCCTCGACCGCCTGAGGGATTTTCGCGGGGTTCCTCGGTTGACTTCGGCGACGCGCTCCGACTTTCTCCCGCGCACACGGGCCATGGCTGTCGCTCCATCAGCGACGCTTCCACGCCACCATGCCTTCGTCAGACCCTTCCGCGCCCGGCTCGTCCGCCGGCGCGCTCCCCGACGAGATCGTGCAGAGCATTGCCATCGCCAATGCCACGACCATCGCCTCGCAGCCCGCCATCCTCGCCAACCTGGGCCTCGCCAACGAAATCCTGAACGCGAACCTGCAACAGCAGGCCCAGATCGCGCAGCAGCAAGCCGTGAATCTTCTCACGCTCGCCATCGTCGCCAAATCCGTCGCCACGATCCTGCGCGACAATCCCGCCGGTGGCGCAAGCACCGCGGAGATCCAGGAACTCCTCGCCGTCCTGAAATCGGTGCCAGCGTCCGCGCCCGCGCCCGCTTCAGCTCCCGCCTCCTAACCCCTTCAACCTCCACCCTTACTCCCTCCTCCCATGCCCGACGCCCCCATCACCGCCCCCAATCCCCTCAACGAGACCGCCCTGGTCGTCGCCATCACCAACCTCAAGAGCATCGCCGAACAGCCCGCCATGCTCTCGAACCTCGCGTATTCGAACGTGATCGCGAACACCAACCTCTCGCAGCAAAACGCCGTCGCCAATCAGCAGGCGATGAACGAACTCGGCATCTCCATCGTCGGCAAAACGGTGAACAAGGTCTCCGACCTCGGCCCGCTCGAGGCCCGCTCCGCCGTCGATATCCTCACCAACAACGAATACGCCCAGACGATCGCCGACCTCAAGGCCACCCTGCAGGCGTTCAACAGCAAGTCGTGACCTTTGCCGCGTCCAAGCGCCGACGACCGAGCGCCACTGCCGCACTCGGCTCGCCGGCCACTCTGGCGGCCAAGCAGCCGGGCGCGTGGCGGGACCGCCCGCTGCCGCCCAACGCGCCCGCGCAGCCGTATTGCGTGCGCCCGCCCGTGCAGCTGCGCGTGGTCAACGCCACACCCGCCCAGTTGCGCGCCGCACTCGCGCAAATCGCCGTCGAGGAGGCACCGGCGGGCGCGCAGGCGACAATTCCGCGACCGCCCGCCCCCGCGCGCGCGGCATTGCCCGACCTCAGCCGCGCCGTGCTCGATCGCGCGCTCGCCACGCTGCACACGCCCACCGCGCTCGCCGAGCGGGTGGAGCACTACATCGCACCGCGCAACTCCGCCCACACCGACCCCGCTCCGGTGCCCAGCGCCATCGCCGCACGCCTCGCCGAAGGCAACGGCCGCATCAGCGGCGGCGGCACCGCCACCGATCCCTGGGCGTGTTCCGACTCGCGGCCGCTCTACCTGACCGCACCCGCGACGATTTGCTTCGTCGGCCTCGCGGCGAACCAGTTGAACCTCGCCGAGATTTTCGGCCTGCCCGCAACCCCGTGACTTCCCTGGCCCCGGAGCGTCCGCTCCCGACTTGCGAGGAAATCGCCCGCGATCTCGAGCGTCGCGGACGCGCCGCCGCGGCGGCGACGGCTCAACTCTTCCGTCTGCGCGAGCATCAGCGCACATGCGCCACGGGTCCGCATCGCGTTTTTCATTTTCCCGCCACGCGCCAGCTCGTCGTCCTCCGCGACATTGCCCAAGTCGAAGGCGCCGCCTGCGTGCACGAGTGCGATTCGTTCGCCGCCGCACTCGCGTGGACCAACCACCGCCTCGCCGCCATTCTGGCCACCTCTGCTCCGCGCCCATGAACACCCCGCTCTCCCCGCATCAACGCGCCAAGCTCGCCCTCGACCTGCTGGCGCAACTGCGCCGGGCCGCTCCGCAGTCGCGCCTCGCTCCGCTGCCGGACGCTCCGGCGCTCGCCCGCGAGGTCGCGACTCACGCGAAAGACCTCAGCCACGCGCTCGCGACCGTCGTCCAAACCGGCGACGCCACCGCCCAATCCACCCACGTCATCGCGCAGGCGCTCGGCGCCCAACACGCTGCCGTCCGACAGGTGCTCGGCTTGTCCAAACCGTAGGTCATCTTGCGCCTGCGGCCGGTGTCCTTTGCCGCATTTACGTCGCGCCGAACCGCTGACGGACGAACCGCACCATCGACACACGACCTGCGACGCGACGGCAATTTTCGCACTATAATCTTCCGGCGACGTCTTCCGCGTCGCCGCTTGTTTTCGCCAACCGGCAGACGGATAGTATGGCACCGCGGGCACGTTGGCTGCCCCTCGGAGAGAATCGGCAGACAGCGCGCACCCACCCCGGGCCTGCGCCCGGGCGACTTGATGCCCCCAGTCCGTCACGCCCATGAAAACTCCGCGATTCCTCGCCCTCCTCGCGCTCGCGGCGCCGCTCCTCTGCCCCGCGGGCCAGAAAACCGCCCCCCCACGACACCGTCTCGCTTCCCGAAGTCGCGTTCCCCATTCAAATGCTGCGACGGGGAGTCACTCACGGCGAAGTGCAGGCGATCCTGAAAATCGGCCCGGACGCCCGCCTTCAGGACACGCTGGTCACCGCCTACACGAACAAAGCTTTTGCCGACGCTGTCCTCGCTGCGCTGCCGCAGGGCGTCTTCCGTCCCCGTTTGGTCGATGGCCGCCCGGTCACCACGATCGCAGCGGTGACGGTGCGGTTCGAGGTCCAAGGTCTGCTCGTGATCGAACGCTTCGCGAGCGACGACGTCGAATTCCGTCCCGGCGTCCTCGCCTACCAACCCTGCGACCCGACACGCCTCGACCAACCGCTGCAAACAATGTTCGCGCCCTCGCCTGGTTATCCGCGCGAGCTGCGCGACCAAGCCGTGCAAGGTCGCGTGGAGCTCGAATACTACGTCGACGAATCCGGCCGCGTCCGCGTGCCGATCGTCACCCAAGCCGGCAACGACACGCTGGCCAGCCTGAGCCTCGCAGCCGTCGAACGGTGGCGCTTCGTGCCGCCGTGCAGCCAGGGCCGGCCCGTGCTGGTGCGCGTTCGCCAGACGTTCCTCTTCCAGCCGGCGGCGGAGAGCTGAGCGTTCACATCCAGTCCCTCATCGCACGGACGCTGGAGTCGTCACCGGCGTCCGATGCCCACGGATTCGAGAAACGCGTCCTGCGTCGGCGCCCGGCCGAGGAACTTTTCCACCGACTCGTTCACGTCGCGCGTATGCCCCACGGCGAAAATCTCGTCGCGCAGCCGGCGACCGGCGGTCGCGTCGAAATAGCCGCCCGCGCAGCGCGGGAAAACTCCCGCCACGTCGAGCGCCAGCACCTTCGCCCAAAGATAGCCGTAGTAACCGGCGTCGTAGCCGGCAAGGTGACCGAAATACGCCACGAACGCCGTGTCGGGCGTCGGCGGTGTCACCACACGCGTGAGCGTGTCGTTGCCCATGCGCACGACGTCCACCGCCTGCGCACCTGCGGCGTCGAGCGCATGCAACCCGAGATCGATGAGGCCGAACGCGAGCTGCCGGCGCGTGGCGTATCCCTCGGTCGCCTGCCGCGCGTGTTCGAGCGCGGCGATCGTTTCGGCCGGGACCTTCTTCGTCGCATCGCGGTAATCGGCCGCGAAGGTGTCGAGCACGCCCTTGTCCCACGCCCAGCATTCGAGCGCCTGCGACGGCACCTCGACGAAATCGCGCGGCACCGCGAAAGCGCTGAAACTCGGAAAGCGCGCGCGGCTGAGCAACCCGTGCAACACGTGGCCGAATTCGTGAAACAGCGTCACGACATCATCGTGTTTCAACAACGACGGCTTGTCGGGCGCGGGCGACGGGAAATTGCACAGCAGCGCCATCACCGGCAAATCGTAGCGACCGTCAGGCAGCACGCCGCCGCTCTTTTGCGGAAAACAGGCGAAGTGGTTGAACTTCCCCTCGCGCGGAAACATGTCGAGGTAGCACGCGCCGAGCACTTCGCCGCCGCTGTCGCCGACGACCCACAGCTGCACGTCCGGCGCCCACGCGTAGGGCGGCTCGACGCGAGTGAACTGCAAAGCGAACACGCGCTCGAACGTCGCGAACATCCCGTGCAGCACCGCCTCGTAGGGGAAGTAGACGCGCAGCGCCTCGTGATCGACGGCGTAGCGCTGCTTCATGAGCTGGTTGAGAAAATAGCTCACATCCCACGGCTCGAGCGTCGCATCGGCCCGGCCGGTTTCAGCAACCTTCAATTCGCGAAGCGTCGTCAGCTCCGCCGCGAGCTTCGGCTGCAAACCCGTCACGAGCTTCTCCTCGAAGCCGATCGCGGTCGCCGCGTCCTTCACCATGCGCGTCTCCGTCTGGTAATCCGCCCAGTTCGCGTAGCCGAGGCGGCGCGCGATCTCGGCGCGCAGCGCCACGAGCTGCTGGAGCACCGCGACGTTCTTCTCGCGCGCGAGATTGCCGCGCAGATGCGAGAAACGTCGCCGCGTCTCGGGGTCGCGCGCGTTCTGCATCAGTGTCGTCGCATGCCACGTCACATGCGCAGCGACGCGATAGCGGCCATCCGGCTGCTTCACGCCCGGCGCTTCGAGAAAACTCTCCGGCACGCCCGCGAGTTCCTCGGCGGTGAAGTCGAGCGTCGCACGCGCCTCGTTGATATTCACGCCGAACTCGGTGTTCAGCGCCGCGAGTCGCTTCTGCAATTTCTCCACCTCCGCCCGCTCGTCCGGCGGCAGTGCGAGACCGGCGCGGCGGTAGTCGCGCATCGTGAAGTCCACCAGCCGCTGCTCCTCCGGCGAGAGGGCAGGGCGTGCATCGGCGACGGCTTTCAGCGCACGGTAAAGGTCTTCGCGATACGTGACGCCCACCGACCACTCCGAAAGTTTCACGTTCACCTCGTTCGCCGCGTCGCGCATGGCACGATCCGGGCTCGACTCGGCGACGGTCTGGACTTTCGCCGCTTCGTCGTTCACGCGCGCGAGCGCCGCGTCGACCGCGGCAAAGGTGTTCGCGAAGGTCCGCTGTGCACCGTCCACTGCAGCGACGGCCGCCAACGCGGCATCGGCCTCGCGGACGGCGGTCTCGGCCTGCGCACGGACTTCGTCGGCGCTCGTCGGATAAACGACGAGCTCGAGGCGAGCACGGTGTTGCGCGGCGCGGGATTGGAAATCGGCCAAAGTGACGGGAGTCGGACGTGGAGCCATTGCGAAGGAGGTTGATCGGCGAAACGACAGCTCACATCGCGCTTTTCGCCCCAGCAATCCTTTTGGGCGCGGCGCTCGTCCCGTTTAGCTTTGCGGACAGCGAGCGGAGGCATTTGCTCGTCCCCCTATGAAGTTCTTACCCCGCACGCTGCTGGCGCTGGCGCTCACGGTCACCGCCCTCTTCGCGCAAACGCCGCCGGATCAGACGCGCCTCCTGCGCTTCCCGGCCACCAACGGTTCGCAGATCGTCTTCAGTTATGCCGGCCAGCTCTACACGGTCGGCATGGAAGGCGGCGTCGCGCGCCGCCTCACCGACGCACCCGGCTGGGCCGTCTTCCCGCGCTTCTCCGCGGACGGCTCGCAACTCGCCTTCACCGCGCAATACGACGGCAACACCGAAGTCTACGTGATGCCCGCCGACGGCGGCACGCCGCGCCGGCTCTCCTACACCGCGCTCAACGGCCGCGACGACCTCAGCGATCGCATGGGACCAAACAACATCGTGCTCGCGTGGAAAAACACCACCAACGAGGTCGCCTATCGCGGTCGCTGGACCGATGCGAACGACTTCCTCGGCCAGCTCTACACCATCGGCCTCGACGGCGACGTGCCACAACAACTCCCCGTGCCGCGCGGCGGTTTCCTCAGCTTCTCGCCCGACGACACGAAGATGGCCTACAACCGCGTGTTCCGCGAATTCCGCACCTGGAAACGCTACCGCGGCGGCATGGCCGACGACGTCTGGATCATCGACCTCAAGACTGGCGCGCTCGAAAACATCACCAATAATCCCGCGCAGGACATCATCCCGATGTGGGCCCCGAACGGCCGCATCTATTTCCTCTCCGACCGCGACGGCCACCTGAACCTCTTCTCCTACGACCTCACGACGAAGAAGACCGCGCAACTCACGACGTTCAAGGACTACGACATCAAGTTCCCCTCGCTCGGCAAAGGCGGCATCGTCTTCGAGCAGGGCGGCCTCATCTGGCATTTCGATCTCAAGACCGAAAAGGCCCGCCAAGTCGCCATCACCGTGAAGGAAGACATGGCCATCGCCCGCGGCGGCGTCGTCAACGTCTCGAAATACATCGCCGGCGTGCAACCCTCGCCCGATGGCAAGCGCGCCGTCGCCGTCGCCCGCGGTGAGATTTTCACCGTCCCGGCCAAGAACGGCCCGGTGCGCAACCTCACGCAAACCTCCGGTGTGCACGAGCGCGACGCGTCGTGGTCGCCCGACGGCAAATGGATCGCCTACCTCTCCGACGCCACCGGCGAAAACGAAATCTGGATCCGCCCGCAGGATGGCCGCGGCGAGCCGCAGCAGATCACGAAAGGCGCGACCACTTATTACTACGCGCCCGTCTGGTCGCCCGATAGCAAGAAGCTCCTCTGGGGCGACCGCGAGCAACGCCTGCAATTCGTCGACGTGACCACCAAGGAAGTCACGCTCATCGAGAAGAACGACACCTTCGAGATCACCGACATCGCTTGGGCGCCCGACAGCAAGTGGGTGGGCTGGATTTCACCCACCCGTGGCAGCTACCCGAAGGTCCGCCTCTACTCGGTCGACGAAAAGAAAGCCATCGACGTCACCGACGGCTGGTGGTCCGTGAGCGATGTGAACTTCAGCGACGACGGCAAATGGCTGCTCTACGCCTCCGGTCGCGACTTCAACCCGACCTACGGCGTCACCGAGTTCAACCACATCTACCGCGACTGGGAACGCATCTATCTCGTCGCCCTCGCGCAAGGCACCGACTCGCCCTTCAAGCCGAAGAGCGACGAAGTCGAGATCGCCAAGGACGACGACGTGAAGGAAAAGCCGATCGCCGACAAAGCCGTCGCCGAAGCGAAGGAAGAAAAGAAAGACGCCAAGGACGCCGCGCCCGCCGCCGACAAGAAGGACGGCAAGGACGCGAAGAAGAAGACCGTGGTCGTGAAGGTTGACCCGATGGGCTTCAACGAGCGCACCATCGGCCTCCCGATCGCCGCGTCGAATTACGGCAATATCGAGATGGTCGGCGACAAGGTCTATTACCTGCGCGTCGCCAATCCGTTCGGTGGCGGCGGCACGATGTTCGTCTACAATCTCAAGGACCAGAAGGAGACCGAGCTCGGCACCGCCAACGGCTTCGCCGTCACCGCCGACCGCAAGAAGATGCTCGTCTCCGCCCAGCGCGAATTTGCGATCATCGATTTGCCCGCCGCGAAGTTCGAGCTGAAGGAAAAACTCAACCTCGCCGGCCTCGAGATGAAGCTCGATCGCGTCGCCGAGTGGAACCAGATCTACAACGAGGTCTCGCGCCAGATGCGCGACTTCTTCTACGCGCCGAACATGCACGGCAACGACTGGCCCGCGCTGACCAAGAAATACGGCGCGCTCGTCCCGTCCGTCCGCCACCGCAACGACCTCAACTATCTCATCGGCGAACTCATCGGCGAACTCTCCGCCGGCCACGCCTACACCGGCGGCGGCGACCGCGTGAACGAGGCCCCGCGCATCGCCACCGGCCTGCTCGGCGCCAAGGTCTCGCGCGATCCTCAATCCCGCGCCTACCGCATCGACCACATCGTGCCCGGCCAGAATTGGGAAAACGGCCTCCGCTCGCCGCTCACCGAGATGGGCGTCGATGTGAAGGAGGGCGACTACATCCTCGCCGTCGACGGCAAACCTGTCGCCGCGATGCAGTCGATCTACGCCGCGCTCGTCGGCACCGTTGGCAAACAGGTCGTGCTTCGCGTGAATTCCAAGCCCGTCGACGACGGCGCGCGCGACGTCACCATCGTCCCCATCGGCGACGAGAAACCGCTCTATTATCAGGAGTGGGTCGCGAAGAACCGCGACTACGTGGCCAAGAAAACCGACGGCAAGGTCGGCTACATCCACATCCCCGACATGGGCCGCGACGGCCTCAACGAGTTCGCCAAGCAGTTCTACCCGCAGCTCGACAAGAAAGCCTGGGTCATCGACGACCGCGGCAATGGCGGCGGCAACGTCTCCCCGCAAATCGCCGAGCGTCTCAGCCGCACCCTCGACTTCTTCTCCGTCGGCCGCAACGGCCAGCCCACCGCGAACCCCACCGCGATGGCCCTCGGACCGAAGGTTCTTTTGATGAATGAATTCTCCGCGTCCGACGGCGATATCTTCCCGTATCGCTTCCGCGAACGGAAGCTCGGCCCGCTTATCGGCAAACGCAGCTGGGGCGGCGTCGTCGGCATCCGCGGCTCACTCCCGATCGTCGATGGCGGCTCGCTCAACCGCCCGGAATTCGCCAACGGCTTCGACAAGGACGGCAAGAACTGGGTCATCGAAGGCCACGGCGTCGATCCCGACATCGTCGTCGACAACGATCCGTGGAAGGAATTCCACGGCGAGGACCAGCAGCTCGACAAGGCGATCGAGGTCATCCTCACCGACTTGAAGACCAAGGGTAAGGAAATCCCGCCCACCCCGCCCTATCCGAACAAAGCCGCCGGCTCCTGAGCCGCGCGCCAACCTCCCCGCCCTTTCACGAGAGCCGGTCACCCGACCGGCTCTTTTCTTTGGCCGCTTGGAAGGTAGCCCGCGACCTCCGGGCGCGGGTCCGCCCGCCGCGACTCTGCCGCCGCCCGCGCTACCCGACCCGCCCACCAAACAATTTGCCGAGGGTTTCCCTCCCCTCCACCGTATCACTTCGCATGACGCCTCCCGATCCACTCCGCTCCCTGCTGAAACGCTGGCAGCATGAGCCGTCGCCCGCGCCCGACTTCGCCGCCGGCGTGTGGGCGCGCATCAACGCCGCGCGAAAGGACGAACGCGTCGTGGTCGCCTTCCGTTGGGCGCTGCCCATCGCCGCCTCGCTCGCGCTCTTTCTCGGCATCGGCGCCGCTCGCCTCCAAGCCCAGCGCGCGCACGCGCAGCAGATGGCCGATTTCTACGTCCGCACGGTCGATCCGCTCCAGATGGCCGACCACGGCGACCACAAATGAAGCGCTGGCTCGCACTGCTCGCCGTCGTAGCGCTGGTCGGTGCGGGCTCGTATGCGCTCACGCGGCTCTTCTGGCCCGCTCCGCCAGCCGATGAGGATCAAGTCACCTGGATCGCGCGCGAGTTCAGTCTCACCGCCGAGCAGAAGGGTGCCGTCGAGAAACTCCACCACAACTACCTGCCCATCTGCTCCGACCACTGCGCCCTGATCGTCGACGCGCGCGAACGTCTCGCCGCCAAGCCTGGCGACGCCGCGTTGCAAGCCGAGGTCATCCGCCTCGAACGCCAGTGCCAGCAATCGACGCTCGCGCACGTCCGCCAGGTCGCGGCCTGCATGGCGCCGGATCAGGCGCGCCGCTTCCTCGCGCTCGTCGAGCCGCGCATCCTGCATCACGATCACCACGCCGCCTTCGGCCTGAAATGACGCCCGCCGCGGAGCCCAGCGACGAAGAGACGATGCTCGCTCTCCAACGGGGCGAGCAACTCGCATTGAATCGCCTCATGGCGCGCTGGGAGCGTCCGCTGCGCAGTTTTCTCTATCGTTCGACGCGCAACGAGCACGACGCGCTCGACCTCGCGCAGGAAACCTTCGTCCGCGTCTACCAACATCGCGCCCGCTATCGCGCCGGGGCGCGCTTCTCGACGTGGATGTTCCAGATCGCGCTCAACCTCGCGCGCGACCATGCCCGCCGCGCGCACCGCCGTCCGACCGATGCGCTCGAGACCGCGCCCGAACAGTTCACCGCGCAAACTCCGCGCCGAGCCGTGGCCGACGCCGAGGCCGCCGCCGCTGTGCGCGCCGCCGTCGTCGAGCTGCCCGACGACCTGCGCGAAGCCGTGCTGCTTTCCGAATTTCAGGATCTGTCGCACGCCGAAATCGCCGAGATCGTCGGCGCCACGCCGAAGGCCATCGAGACCCGCCTCTATCGCGCGCGGGAGAAATTGCGCACGCTCCTCGCCCGTTATCTCAACGACTGAGGGCGCTGTAGCGGTTGCCGAGCATTGCCGTTCGACATGGACGCCCGCTCCGCCGAACGTGCGCGCATGGCAATCGTCACCTCGGATCCGGCCACCGGCCGCCCGCTCCGGCGCTACCGCGAACACGACGCGCGCACGGTCGATCGCGCCCTCGCGCGCGCTACGGCGGCGTTTGTCGATTGGCGCGCGCTGAGCTTCGCCGCCCGCGCCCGGCACCTGCGCGCCGTCGCCCGCGCGTTGCGTCGCGATGCGCCGAAGTTCGCCACGCTAGCCACGGCCGAGATGGGCAAGCCGGTCACGCAGGCGCTCGCCGAGATCGAGAAATGCGCGGCGAATTGCGAGCATTTCGCCGCGCACGCCGCCGCCCTGCTGGCGGACGATCGACCGGCCGGCGCGCCGACGCACCGCTACGTCTCCCACCAGCCGCTCGGCGTGGTTCTCGCGATCGAACCGTGGAATTTCCCCTTCTGGCAGGTCTTCCGCGCCGCCGCGCCCGCCTTGATGGCGGGCAACACGATGGTGCTGAAGCACGCTTCAAACGTCACCGGCTGCGCGCTCGCGATCGAGCGCGTCTTCACCCGCGCCGGCGTGCCGCGCGGAGTTTTCCAGGCGCTCGTCCTGAGCGGAACTCGCGCGGAGAATTTGGTGGCGGATCCGCGCATCGCGATGGTCACGCTCACCGGCAGCACCGCCGTCGGCCAGCGGGTGG
This portion of the Candidatus Didemnitutus sp. genome encodes:
- a CDS encoding rod shape-determining protein yields the protein MTTATAPVEKKVPAAAIPANIDRPADSAAPRRGGERRRILVGFDLGTNASCVLAGPAETRDTTVSKVIPSVVGYAREGLVDGIIAGNATTLIGEEALNHRLQLRMVAPLEDGIIAHRDAARDFVQRIRAVVDPAGGAEIRAVIGVPANAGDPAREDIRACAAGVFDRVLLIPEPFLAALGFRDDTRLGQPNYPDPVTNSLFVDIGGGTSDLCLIQGFFPTAEDQISMPFAGDAIDKIIEDELERIYPNNGLTRGTIRAIKEEHSYVGPIRKPIEVKVLIGGKAHTLDLGEIVGRACNRLLDKIYPALATLIARAPSDSVAQLLQNIVVTGGGSRIRGIDTVLQERLTKDGYEAPKVRLAGQDFKRYVAIGALKAARGARDDQWQHLLA
- a CDS encoding RebB family R body protein, which translates into the protein MPDAPITAPNPLNETALVVAITNLKSIAEQPAMLSNLAYSNVIANTNLSQQNAVANQQAMNELGISIVGKTVNKVSDLGPLEARSAVDILTNNEYAQTIADLKATLQAFNSKS
- a CDS encoding TonB family protein; its protein translation is MLRRGVTHGEVQAILKIGPDARLQDTLVTAYTNKAFADAVLAALPQGVFRPRLVDGRPVTTIAAVTVRFEVQGLLVIERFASDDVEFRPGVLAYQPCDPTRLDQPLQTMFAPSPGYPRELRDQAVQGRVELEYYVDESGRVRVPIVTQAGNDTLASLSLAAVERWRFVPPCSQGRPVLVRVRQTFLFQPAAES
- a CDS encoding Zn-dependent oligopeptidase, with the protein product MAPRPTPVTLADFQSRAAQHRARLELVVYPTSADEVRAQAETAVREADAALAAVAAVDGAQRTFANTFAAVDAALARVNDEAAKVQTVAESSPDRAMRDAANEVNVKLSEWSVGVTYREDLYRALKAVADARPALSPEEQRLVDFTMRDYRRAGLALPPDERAEVEKLQKRLAALNTEFGVNINEARATLDFTAEELAGVPESFLEAPGVKQPDGRYRVAAHVTWHATTLMQNARDPETRRRFSHLRGNLAREKNVAVLQQLVALRAEIARRLGYANWADYQTETRMVKDAATAIGFEEKLVTGLQPKLAAELTTLRELKVAETGRADATLEPWDVSYFLNQLMKQRYAVDHEALRVYFPYEAVLHGMFATFERVFALQFTRVEPPYAWAPDVQLWVVGDSGGEVLGACYLDMFPREGKFNHFACFPQKSGGVLPDGRYDLPVMALLCNFPSPAPDKPSLLKHDDVVTLFHEFGHVLHGLLSRARFPSFSAFAVPRDFVEVPSQALECWAWDKGVLDTFAADYRDATKKVPAETIAALEHARQATEGYATRRQLAFGLIDLGLHALDAAGAQAVDVVRMGNDTLTRVVTPPTPDTAFVAYFGHLAGYDAGYYGYLWAKVLALDVAGVFPRCAGGYFDATAGRRLRDEIFAVGHTRDVNESVEKFLGRAPTQDAFLESVGIGRR
- a CDS encoding PD40 domain-containing protein; this encodes MKFLPRTLLALALTVTALFAQTPPDQTRLLRFPATNGSQIVFSYAGQLYTVGMEGGVARRLTDAPGWAVFPRFSADGSQLAFTAQYDGNTEVYVMPADGGTPRRLSYTALNGRDDLSDRMGPNNIVLAWKNTTNEVAYRGRWTDANDFLGQLYTIGLDGDVPQQLPVPRGGFLSFSPDDTKMAYNRVFREFRTWKRYRGGMADDVWIIDLKTGALENITNNPAQDIIPMWAPNGRIYFLSDRDGHLNLFSYDLTTKKTAQLTTFKDYDIKFPSLGKGGIVFEQGGLIWHFDLKTEKARQVAITVKEDMAIARGGVVNVSKYIAGVQPSPDGKRAVAVARGEIFTVPAKNGPVRNLTQTSGVHERDASWSPDGKWIAYLSDATGENEIWIRPQDGRGEPQQITKGATTYYYAPVWSPDSKKLLWGDREQRLQFVDVTTKEVTLIEKNDTFEITDIAWAPDSKWVGWISPTRGSYPKVRLYSVDEKKAIDVTDGWWSVSDVNFSDDGKWLLYASGRDFNPTYGVTEFNHIYRDWERIYLVALAQGTDSPFKPKSDEVEIAKDDDVKEKPIADKAVAEAKEEKKDAKDAAPAADKKDGKDAKKKTVVVKVDPMGFNERTIGLPIAASNYGNIEMVGDKVYYLRVANPFGGGGTMFVYNLKDQKETELGTANGFAVTADRKKMLVSAQREFAIIDLPAAKFELKEKLNLAGLEMKLDRVAEWNQIYNEVSRQMRDFFYAPNMHGNDWPALTKKYGALVPSVRHRNDLNYLIGELIGELSAGHAYTGGGDRVNEAPRIATGLLGAKVSRDPQSRAYRIDHIVPGQNWENGLRSPLTEMGVDVKEGDYILAVDGKPVAAMQSIYAALVGTVGKQVVLRVNSKPVDDGARDVTIVPIGDEKPLYYQEWVAKNRDYVAKKTDGKVGYIHIPDMGRDGLNEFAKQFYPQLDKKAWVIDDRGNGGGNVSPQIAERLSRTLDFFSVGRNGQPTANPTAMALGPKVLLMNEFSASDGDIFPYRFRERKLGPLIGKRSWGGVVGIRGSLPIVDGGSLNRPEFANGFDKDGKNWVIEGHGVDPDIVVDNDPWKEFHGEDQQLDKAIEVILTDLKTKGKEIPPTPPYPNKAAGS
- a CDS encoding sigma-70 family RNA polymerase sigma factor; its protein translation is MTPAAEPSDEETMLALQRGEQLALNRLMARWERPLRSFLYRSTRNEHDALDLAQETFVRVYQHRARYRAGARFSTWMFQIALNLARDHARRAHRRPTDALETAPEQFTAQTPRRAVADAEAAAAVRAAVVELPDDLREAVLLSEFQDLSHAEIAEIVGATPKAIETRLYRAREKLRTLLARYLND